One Paraburkholderia kururiensis DNA window includes the following coding sequences:
- a CDS encoding TraR/DksA family transcriptional regulator produces the protein MTALDPRQIETLRALLQERERTVRADIGSREAHRADEPYADMAGVAPDEGDESSADLFADIDHAVIDLHLAELGEIKAALARMDDGRYGTCGDCGEPVDYERLLAYPTASRCAHCQAVHEKTFATQATRGL, from the coding sequence ATGACCGCATTGGACCCACGCCAGATCGAGACCCTGCGCGCGTTGCTTCAGGAGCGCGAGCGAACGGTGCGCGCGGATATCGGGTCACGCGAGGCGCACCGCGCAGACGAGCCCTACGCGGACATGGCCGGCGTCGCCCCCGACGAGGGCGACGAGTCGTCGGCGGATCTGTTCGCCGACATCGACCATGCCGTGATCGACCTGCACCTGGCGGAGCTGGGCGAGATCAAGGCGGCACTGGCGCGAATGGACGACGGCCGCTATGGCACGTGCGGCGACTGCGGCGAACCGGTGGACTACGAGCGGCTGCTCGCCTACCCGACGGCGAGCCGCTGTGCGCACTGCCAGGCCGTTCACGAAAAGACCTTCGCGACGCAGGCGACACGCGGCTTGTGA
- a CDS encoding HPF/RaiA family ribosome-associated protein → MKLPLDISFQGVDRSEAVEEAVTRHAEKLDGLYPDIIRCRVSLVLDEKHKSQGKQFNVRIDVTIPGRELVSNNERNEDLYVALRDAFKDITRMLEDTVRKQRDESRQSS, encoded by the coding sequence ATGAAACTACCTTTGGACATTTCGTTTCAGGGCGTGGACCGCTCCGAAGCCGTGGAAGAAGCCGTGACCCGGCATGCCGAAAAGCTCGACGGTCTCTATCCGGACATCATTCGCTGCCGCGTGAGCCTGGTGCTGGACGAGAAGCACAAGAGCCAGGGCAAGCAGTTCAACGTGCGCATCGACGTCACGATTCCCGGGCGCGAACTCGTTTCGAACAACGAGCGCAACGAAGACCTCTACGTCGCGTTGCGCGACGCGTTCAAAGACATCACGCGCATGCTCGAAGACACGGTGCGCAAGCAGCGCGACGAAAGCCGGCAGTCGTCGTAG
- a CDS encoding HoxN/HupN/NixA family nickel/cobalt transporter: MLERAFQLFNDGQATSRRRVALIYAFLLAFNAAAWAWAFAAFHDKPVLLGTALLAYTFGLRHAVDADHIAAIDNVTRKLVGARRDPLCAGLFFSLGHSTVVVLMSVAVACATTRIAAQFPQFKAVGGMIGTVVSASFLFLLAAANFAILTSVYRTFRSVRRGGVLVEEDLDLLLSQRGLLARIFRPLFGLASRSWHLYPIGFLFGLGFDTATEVALFGISATQATDGLSFWSVMVMPVLFTAGMSLVDATDGILMTGAYRWAFVRPIRKLYYNLTVTLVSVVVAVVIGGVEVLALAANKLALKGPFWDALALASENFGLVGYVVIGLFVLCWLVSALVYRVKRYDEIEVKVAG, encoded by the coding sequence GTGCTCGAACGAGCGTTCCAGTTGTTCAACGATGGACAGGCCACGTCGCGCCGCCGCGTGGCTCTGATCTACGCCTTCCTGCTCGCCTTCAATGCAGCCGCGTGGGCCTGGGCCTTCGCGGCGTTTCACGACAAGCCGGTGCTGCTCGGCACCGCGCTGCTCGCCTACACCTTTGGTCTGCGCCACGCCGTGGACGCCGACCACATCGCCGCCATCGACAACGTGACGCGCAAGCTCGTTGGAGCGCGTCGCGATCCGCTGTGCGCGGGGCTCTTCTTTTCGCTGGGGCATTCCACCGTGGTGGTGCTGATGTCGGTGGCCGTGGCCTGCGCGACTACGCGCATCGCGGCGCAGTTTCCGCAGTTCAAGGCGGTGGGCGGCATGATCGGGACGGTGGTGTCGGCGTCGTTTCTGTTTCTGCTCGCGGCAGCCAACTTCGCGATTCTCACGTCGGTGTATCGCACGTTTCGTTCGGTGCGCCGCGGCGGCGTGCTCGTGGAGGAGGATCTGGATCTGCTGCTCTCGCAGCGCGGGTTGCTCGCGCGCATTTTCCGGCCGCTCTTCGGACTCGCGTCGCGCAGCTGGCATCTGTATCCCATCGGCTTTCTGTTCGGGCTCGGCTTCGATACCGCTACGGAAGTCGCGCTGTTCGGCATCTCCGCGACCCAGGCGACGGACGGCCTCTCGTTCTGGTCCGTCATGGTGATGCCCGTGCTCTTCACGGCGGGCATGTCGCTCGTGGATGCCACGGACGGCATTCTCATGACGGGCGCCTACCGCTGGGCATTCGTGCGGCCCATCCGCAAGCTCTACTACAACCTGACGGTGACGCTGGTTTCCGTGGTGGTGGCAGTGGTGATCGGCGGCGTGGAGGTGCTCGCGCTTGCGGCGAACAAGCTCGCGCTCAAGGGCCCGTTCTGGGACGCGCTCGCGCTGGCTTCCGAAAACTTCGGCCTGGTGGGCTACGTCGTGATCGGACTCTTCGTGCTGTGCTGGCTGGTGTCGGCGCTCGTGTATCGCGTGAAGCGCTACGACGAGATCGAGGTGAAGGTAGCGGGGTGA